The stretch of DNA CCCTACTGGGCGCCGGAAGTCATGGCCGACTACGAAGAACGCTTCGCCAGCGTCCTGTCGGGCAACGTCACCCCGCAATTCGAAACCGTGTTCCAGCGCCCGGACGGCGTGCGGGTGCCGGTGCTGGTCTACGAGGCGCCGCTGGTGGATGCCGACGGCCGCCAGACCGGCTGGATGAGTTCGATCCAGGACATCACCGACCGCAAGCGCGCCGAGGAACTCAACCGCCAGCAGCAGGAAAAGCTGGAAACCAGCGCGCGCCTGGCCACCATGGGCGAGATGTCCTCGATGCTGGCCCACGAGCTGAACCAGCCGCTGGCGGCGATCTCGAGCTATACGGCGGGCGCCCTCAACGTGCTGGAGCGCAGCGGCAAGGCGGGCGAACCGGTGAATGCCGGCATGCTGCGGCACGCGCTGGAGCAGGCGCGCCAGCAGGCGCAGCGCGCCGGCCAGATCATCCGCAGCGTGCACGAGTTCGTGAAAAAGCGCGAACCGCGCCGCGAGCCGGTCACCATCCCCAGCGTGGTCGAGGGCGTGCGCGCCCTGGTCGAGCTGCAGGCGCGCCAGGCCGGCGTCATCCTGCGCGTCGAGCTGCCGCCGCAGTTGCCGAAGGTGGAGGCCGACCGCGTGATGCTGGAGCAGGTGCTGCTCAACCTCACCCGCAATGCGATCGAAGCGATGGTCGACACCCGGCTGGACCAGCGCGTGCTGCGCATCGGCGCCGCGCACGCGGACGGCATGGTGGCGGTGTCGGTGATCGACCGCGGCCACGGCATCGCGCCGGAAGTGGCGGCCGGGCTGTTCTCGCCCTTCTATTCGACCAAGCTCGACGGCATGGGCATGGGCCTGTCGATCTGCCGCACCGCGATCGAGTTCCACGGCGGCACCCTGAGCCATGCGCCGAACCCGGGCGGCGGCACCATCTTTACGTTCTCGCTGCCGGCGCAAGCGGCGGGCGGGGCGCTGGGCTAAAATCCGGGTGCGGCCCGCGCCGCCGATTAACCAACAGAACAAGTCCGGAGACCCACCACATGCTGCACATCGTCGACGATGAAGACGTCATCCGCGACGCGCTCGCCTGGCTGGCGCAATCGCGCGGCCTGGAAGCGCGCGGCTACGCCAGCGGGGAGGAATTCCTCGCCGCCGTCGCCGCGTCCGCCCCCGGCGCCGGCGGCGCGCAGGGCGACTGCGTCCTGCTGGACGTGCGCATGCCCGGCATGAACGGCATCGCCGTTTTTGACCAGTTGGTAAAAAATGGCCTGAGCGCGCGCCTGCCGGTGATCTTCCTGACCGGCCACGGCGACGTGCCGATGGCGGTTGACTCGCTCAAGCGCGGCGCCTTCGACTTCTTCGAAAAACCCTTCAACGACAACGTGCTGATGGACCGCGTCGAGGAAGCGCTGGTCGCCTCGCGCAAGGCGCTCGATGCCGCGGCGGTGCAGGCGCGCCTGGCGACCCTGTCGGCGCGCGAGCGCGAAGTGCTGGACCTGATCCTGGCCGGCATGATGAACAAGGTGGTGGCCGACAAGCTCGGGATCAGCATGCGCACGGTGGAGGTGCACCGCGCGCATATCTTCGACAAGATGCAGGTCAAGACGGCGGTCGAGCTGGCCGGCCTGCTGAAGTGACTCTGCCGGCACCGTTACCACAATTAATACTTTGCTTATCACCGCGTGGGCAGGAAACCTGCCCACCCTACACGCCCTCAATTGCTCTTCGTTCTCCTTCTTTTTCGCGCGGCAAGCGTCCCTGCGGTTTGAAGGAAGCCTTGTAAAATGTACCGGAACGCGACACGGCCGCTGCATTCTGTGGCGATCGCGGAGTTATTGCATTTAGGGATACTCATGAACGAAAAAACAGTTGCAGACAAGATGTTCCTGAGGACGGCGAAATCGATGCTGATCCTTAACGGACAAGCCAACCCCGGCGTGGCGGCGCAGATGCCGCAGCACCTGGTCAAGGAAGGCGACGGCCCCTTCGACGTGATCCTGATGTTCGCGCTCAACCGCAAGGAGCTCGAGCAATACCTGCCGGTGGCCAAGGAAAAGCTGGGGGAAAAGGGTTCGCTGTGGATCGCCTACCTCAAGCAGACCGCCTCCAAGGCCACCGACATCAATCGCGATTCGATCAATGCCTATGCCAAGGAAAACGGCATCACCGCGGTGGCGATGATCTCGATCGACGGCGACTGGTCGGGCCTACGCCTCAAGCGTATCGAGTGATACCCCATGGCGGCCGAGCGCCCAGGCCACGTGCTCGCGCACCAGGCTGGAAGGGTGGCCGGCGCGGGCTTGCAAGGCCGCCACGATCGCCGCATCGCCCTTGAGGTCCGCGCTGGCGGCGGCATTGCCCAGCCCCACCGCCAGGTTGCGCAGCCAGCGCTCGTGGCCGATACGGCGGATCGGACTGCCTTCCATCCGGCGGTTGAATTCCTCCTCTTCCCACCCGAACAGCTCGACCATGCCGGCCGCGCCCAGGCCGTTCCTCTCGTCGAAATCGGGCAAGCTCGCGCGCTGTGCGAACTTGTTCCACGGGCAGGCCAGCTGGCAGTCGTCGCAGCCGTAGATGCGGTTGCCGATCAGGGGACGCAGGTCTTCCGGAATGGCGCCCTTGAGCTCGATGGTGAGATAAGAGATGCAGCGCCGTGCATCCAGCCGGCCGGGGCCGAGGATGGCCTGGGTCGGGCAGACCTCGATGCAGGCCTGGCACGCGCCGCAGTGGGCGCCGGTGGGCGGATCGACCGGCAGCGCCAGGTCGACCAGGATTTCGCCAATGAAGAAGGTGGAGCCGGCCGTGCGCGACAGCAGCAGCGTGTGCTTGCCGCGCCAGCCCAGGCCGGCTTTTTCCGCCAGCGGCAATTCCATCACCGGCGCCGAATCCGTAAACACGCGATAGCCCAGCTCGCCCACCGCCGCTTTCACGCGCTCGGCCAATTGCTGCAGGCGGTTACGCAGCACCTTGTGGTAGTCGCGCCCGCGCGCATACACCGAGACCACGGCGGCGCCGGGTTCCAGCTGGCGCGCGTGTTCCTCGCCACGCCAGTCGTCCCCGCGCGACATCGGCAGGTAGTCCATGCGCGCGACGATGGCGCGCACCGTGCCCGGCACCAGCTCGCTTGGCCGCGCACGCTTCATGCCGTGGCTTGCCATATAATCCATCTCACCATGGCAGCCGGCGTCCAGCCAGGCCTGCAGGCCGGCTTCCGCATGCGCCAGGTCGACGTCCGCGATGCGCACGTCGGCGAAACCGAGTTCCGCGCCCCAGGTCTTGATGGTGCGTGCGAGCTCGTGCAGGTCGGGTGGGGATGTCAGCATGGCGGGATGAACAACATGGCGACAGCGGTCGCTTAACACGCTATTTTATTCGATGCAGCCTTTCAAAGCCTACTTGCCCGACGAATCCGCCACTGCCGCCCTGGGTGCGGCGCTGGCACGCGCGCTCCAGCCCGGCCTGGTGATCTACCTGCACGGCGACCTGGGCGCGGGCAAGACGGCGCTCACCCGCGCCCTGATCCAGGCGGCCGGGCACAAGGGCACGGTCAAGAGCCCGACCTACACGCTGTCCGAGCCCTACCGCGTGCAGGTCGACGGCCAGGATATCAACATCATCCACTACGACCTGTACCGGATGTCGAGTCCCGAGGAATTCCTGGACGCGGGCTTCCGCGAAGACTTCGATGGCAGCAATATCTGCATCGTGGAATGGCCCGAAAAAGGCGAGCCGGTGTTGCCCTCACCCGACGTTCGAATCTTGCTTGACGTCAGCGGTCTCGGCCGTGAGGTAGAATTGCAGGCGTTGACTCAACCAGGCCTGCTATGTCTCGACCGCCTCGCCTACCCTCCACCGACTCCCTGATTCCTGGTTCGCCGCGCCGCCGCACCATGCTCAAGGCCGGCGGAACGCTGCTGCTCTCCGTGATCGCCCCGCTGCCGGCCAACGCCGCGCAGATCCTGGCCGTTCGTGTCTGGCCGGCGCCCGACTACACCCGCGTGACGCTGGAAAACGACAGCGACCTCAAGACCGAGCACTTCCTCCTGTCCGACCCGCCGCGGCTGGTGGTGGACATCGATGGGCTGGGGCTGAACAGCACCCTGAAGAGCCTGGTCGCCAAGATCGAATCGAACGACCCCTACATCCAGCAGGTGCGGGTCGGCCAGAACCGTCCGAACGTGGTGCGCCTGGTGTTTGACCTGAAGGAAGAGATCAAGCCGGAAGTGTTTACGCTGGCCCCGGTGGCCGGCTACCAGCACCGCCTGATCTTCGACCTCTACCCTACCCGGCCGGTCGATCCGATCGCCGCGCTGATCGAAAAGGGCGACTGGTTCAGCGAGGCGCCGACCTCGGCGGCTGCCGGCAGCGCCAATCCGGCCTCGCCCCTGCCCGCCGCGCCACCGGCCCAGTCCGGCGCCGTCCCGGAAGCCATCGCCAAGCTCGAATCCGAGATGTCGGCCCTGGACGGCACCCCGCCGCCGCATCCGGTGCAGCCGACGCCCTCGAAAGCCGGCGCCAAGGCGCCGCCGCCCAAGGTGGTACGGATGGTCACCATCGCGCTCGATCCGGGCCACGGCGGCGAGGACCCCGGCGCGATCGGCGCCAACGGCAGCCGCGAGAAGGATATCGTGCTGTCGGTGGCCAAGCGCCTCAAGGCCAAGCTCGAGCAACTGCCCAACACCCGCGTCATGCTCACCCGCGACGGCGACTATTTCGTGCCGCTCGGCCAGCGCGTGCAGAAGGCGCGCAAAGTGCAGGCCGACCTGTTCGTGTCGATCCACGCGGACGCCTGGATTTCGCCGACCGCGCGCGGCTCCTCGGTCTTCGTGCTGTCCGAGAAGGGCGCCAGTTCGAGCGCGGCGCGCTGGCTGGCGGACGGCCAGAACCGGGCCGACCTGGTCGGCGGCGCCAACTTCGCGGTGCAGGACAAGCAGATCGCGAGCGTGCTGTTCGACCTGTCGACCACGGCCCAGATCAACGACAGCCTCAAGCTCGGCAAGGCGGTCCTGCGCGAGATCGGCGGCATCAACCGCCTGCACAAGGCCTCGGTCGAGCAGGCCGGCTTCGCAGTGCTGAAAGCGCCTGACATCCCGTCGATTCTGGTGGAAACTGCATTCATCTCGAACCCGCAGGAAGAAGCCAAGCTGCGCGACGAGGCCTACCAGAACCAGCTGGCCGACGCGATCACGAACGGCATCAAGCGCTATTTCTCCGACAACCCGCCAATGGCCAAGAGCGGCCAGACCTGAGCCTGAATCGACCATGACCCTCGCCACCCACACCACCGTCGGGCAGCTGCCCGCGATCCGGATCCAGGCGCCGGACGGCGCCGAGGCCACCATCACCCTGTACGGCGCCCACCTGGTGTCGTGGAAGGGCGCGGACGGCCAGGAACGCATGTTCATGAGCGAAAAATCGGTGCTCGACGGCAGCAAGGCGTTGCGCGGCGGCGTGCCGGTGATCTTCCCGCAATTCGCCGAACGCGGCAAGGGCATGCGCCACGGCTTCGCCCGCGTGAGCAACTGGCGCCTGGAAGACAGCGGCCTGGACGAGGGCGCGGCCTGGGCCAGCTTCGACCTGGCGGCGGGCGACCTGCCGACCACCCTGGCCGACGCCTGGCCGCACACCTTCGCCCTGTGCCTGCGCGTGGCGGTGCGCGCCAACGAACTGCACATGACGTTCACCGTGCGCAACCTGGGCGCGGCGCCCTTCCCCTTCTCGGCGGCGCTGCACACCTACCACCTGGTGCCGGACGTGTGCGAGGCGCGCATCGAGGGCATCTCCTCGGACGAGATCTCGATCGTCGACAAGCTGGACGAGGTCTATCCGCACGTGGCGGGACGCGCCCAGCTGGCCACCAGCGCCGGGACGCTGGTGCTCGAACAGAGCGGCTTCACCGACGCGGTGGTGTGGAACCCGGGCGCGGTGGATGCGGCGGCGCTGCCGGACATGGAGAACGACGAGTACAAGCGCTTCGTGTGCATCGAGCCGGCCGTGCTCGATCCGGTGACGCTGGATGCGGGGCAGTCCTGGACCGGGACCTACCGCGTCAGCTGAAATGAAGAAGCCCAGGCCTGGAGCCCAGGCCTGGGGTCAGGTCTGACTTTCGGACACGGACTGAGCAATACAATCACGCAATGCTCGAGTTCGTGTCCAAATGTCAGACCTGACCCTCATGTAAGCCGCTCATGTAAGCCGGGCACTGCCCGGCTTCTTTTTTAGTTCGACTCCTTGATCATCCTGCCGTTACTTGGCTGGATCGGCCGCGCATTGAGCGGATACAGGCGCGAGAACAGCGCCATCTGCGCCGGCGACGCCTGCATGGTCTGCTTCATCACGATCCACAGCACGTCCTCGGTGCACGGCGGCTCGCTCAGGGAACCCATGTAGGTGAAGTACTCGCGCTTCTCAGGCAGCGCCTCGCGCGGATCGATCAGGATCGAGGGCGACACGGTCTGCTGCTTTTCCAGCGGCAGGTGGTTCCACACCGTCTGGATCAGGGGATTGGCCTTGCCGCGCTCGAGCAGCACCGCCAGCACCAGCAGCTTGCCTTCGTAGCTGCGGTGCACCAGGTGGATCACCATCTCGGTGCCCTTGCCGTTGATGCGCTCTTCCGATGGACGGTGGAAGTGGAACTGCTGCAGCTCGTAGCTCATGTTGCCGACCGTGAGGAAGTTGCCGCCGCCGACCGTCACCTGGATGGTGTGGCCGTTGTCGATCTCGCTGAACGAGCTGGGACGGTAATCGAAGGCGATCTGCTCGAGGTCGACCTTGATTCCGTCGCGCAGGTCGATCGGCGACTGGCGCTTGCCGGTATTGCACTTGGCCCAGTTCGAATTGATGTTCGACCAGTTGGCCGGACCGTACTCGCCTTCGTAGCTCCAGTGGGTGCCGTTCTTCGGCTTGTTGGCGGCGGCGATCGCGGCTTCGGCTTCCTTGCGGCGCTTGGCCTCAAGCGCTTTCCTCGCCTTGGCGGCCGCGGCGGCGCGGGCCGCCTGCTGCTCGCGCAACTGGGCCAGGCGCTCGGCGATACGCACCGACAGGTCGACTTCAGACTGTTCTTCGTCGCCTGCCGCGGGCGCCGGGCGGGCGGGCGCCGCGCCGCGGGCATCGGCCGCGGCGGCCAGGGCCTTCATGTCCGGCTTGACCGCGCCGGCAACCGGCTTGCCTTCGAGGATGGCCTTGACGGTGGCCGTCTTGCCATCGGTGGGCTTGGGAGCGGGGTCGCTCGCGCTTGCGCAGGCCATGGCAAGGCTGCAAGCGAACAGGGCGATGAGGTGGCGCATGAGAATCCAGGGGGTGGCTATCCTCATGCTTATCGGCAATAAGAGCGGCAAACTTGAGTGCGCTGGAACAAGAACGCCCCGAAAAATCGGGGCGCTGTGTGGATGGCAAGCCTGCGTACTTACCGGCTCAGCAAGTTGCGGCCGAATTTGTACAGGCCGCCGATCGCCAGCGGCACCATCGCCGCCGAGATGCCGACCAGCACGATCTCGCTCAGGTGGGCCTTGATCACCGGGATATCGCCGAACAGGTAGCCGGCGGTGACCAGGCTGCCCACCCACAAGACCGCGCCGGTCACGTTGAACATCTGGAAGCGGGTCAGCGTCATCTCGGACACGCCCGCCACCAGCGGCGCGAAGCTGCGCACCACCGGCACGAAGCGCGCCACGATGATGGTCTTGCCGCCATGCTTCTCGAAGAAATCGTGGGTGCGGCGCAGCGCGTCCTTGTTGATCCAGCGGTAGTTGTGCGTAAACACACGCTGGCCGATGGCCCGCCCGACGTAGTAGTTCACGGTATTGCCGGTCACCGCGGCCACGATCAGGAGGCTCATCAGGAGCGCGAAGTTCATCTGGCCGGTGGCGCAGAAGGCGCCCGCGATGAACAGCAGGGTGTCGCCGGGGAGGAAGAAGAACAGGACCAGTCCGGTTTCGGAAAACACGATCGCGAACAGCACGATGTAAACATAGGTTCCGTACTGGGCCAGGAGCGCGCCCAGCGTCCTGTCGACATGCAGGAGCATGTCGAATAACTGCATCAGATCCATCATCTTCCTAGAGGTTAGCCGCGCATCATACCACCAGTTACCCTCGCCGCATGCGCGACCATCCGGACGGCTTTACCTTCCGACCACATTCCCGCACAATCGACGGGATAAGCAATCGACAACATCTGGAGACCGCATGACCGCTTCGTTCAATGCATCACGCCTGGCGCTCGCCGCCCTGGCCCTGCTGGCCGCCGGCAGCGCCGGCGCCGCCCCCGCCAAGCCGGAAAAAGAATTGCCGCCGAAACCCTCGCTGGCTGACGTGCTCAAGGCATCCAAGCCCGGCGACTGGCGCGCGCTGGATCCGGACAACACCCTGTACATGGACCTGCCGACCGGCCGCATGATCATCGAACTGGCCCCGAGCTTTGCGCCAGCCACCGCCGCCAACATCCGCGCCCTGGTGCGCGAAAAATATTTCGACGACCTGTTCATCATCCGCTCGCAGGACGGTTTCGTGGTGCAGTGGGGCGATCCGGACGAGGAGAACCCGAAGCCGTTCAAGGCCGCCAAGACCGTCAAGGCCGAGTTCACCGCGCCGATCAAATCGGCCGGCAGCTTCACCCGCCTGAAGGATGGCGACGTGTATGCGCCCCAGGTCGGACACGTAGAAGGCTTCCCGGCCGCGCGCGACCCGGCAAGCGGCCAGACCTGGCTGGTGCACTGCCCGGCAATGATCGGCGTGGCGCGCGACACCGGTTCTGACACCGGCAACGGCTCGCAGCTGTACGTCGTCACCGGCCACGCGCCGCGCCACCTCGACCGCAACATCACCGTGGTCGGCCGCGTGGTCCAGGGCATGCCGCTGTTGTCGGTCCAGCCGCGCGGCACGGGCGCCGCCGGTTTCTACGAGAAGCCCGAGCAGCGCATGTCGCTCAAGCGGGTAGCCATGGCGGCTGACGTGCCGGAAGCCGAACGCAGCCGTTTGGAAGTGATGCGCACCGACAGCGCCACCTACCAGGCCGTGGTCGAGGCGCAGCGCAACCGCGGCGGGCCGTGGACCAAGGTCGCGGCCGGTAGGATCGACCTGTGCAATGCGCCGATCCCGGTGCGTGAGCAGAAATAGGCGGGATATAATCGGGGGATGAACGCGCCCGTCCCTACCGTTGCCACTGCGGCTGCTACTTCGCACCGCCCGATCCAGCAACTCCCCGACCAGCTCATCTCCCAGATCGCAGCCGGCGAAGTGGTCGAGCGGCCCTCCGCCGTGGTCAAGGAGCTGCTGGAAAACGCCCTCGACGCGGGCGCGACCCAGATCACCGTGCGCCTGGAAGAAGGCGGCGTCAAGCGCATCGCCATCACCGACAACGGCCGCGGCATCGCGCCGGAGCAGCTGCCGCTGGCGCTGGCGCGCCATGCCACCTCAAAAATCGCCTCGCTACACGACCTCGAACACGTCGGCACCCTGGGCTTTCGCGGCGAGGCGCTGGCCTCGATCGCCTCGGTGGCCGCGGTGCGCATCACCTCGCGCACGCCAGACGCCGCCCACGCCTGGGAAATCGTCGGCTCGCACGAGGGCACCGTGGCGCCCTCTTCCGGCGCCTTCGGCACCACCATCGACGTGCAGGACCTGTACTTCAACACCCCGGCGCGGCGCAAGTTCCTGAAGTCCGAGCAGACCGAATACGGCCACTGCGCCGAAGTCGTGCGCCGCATCGCGCTCTCGCGTCCCGACGTCGCTTTCAGCCTGACCCACAACGGCCGCACCATCGACCACTGGAACGTGAGCGAAGCGGCCAAGCGCAGCGGCCAGATCCTCGGCAACGACTTCGCCGAGGCGCGCCTGGCGCTGGACGAATCCGCGGGCCCCTTGCGCCTGCACGGCTACGTCGGCCTGCCGACCGCCTCCAAGGCGCGCGCCGACGGTCAGTTCTTCTACGTAAACGGGCGTTTCGTGCGCGACAAGCTGCTGGTGCACGCGGTGCGCGCGGCCTACCAGGACGTGCTGCACGGCGACCGCTTCCCCTGCTACGTGCTGTCGCTCGACCTCGACCCGGCGCTGGTCGACGTCAACGTCCACCCATCCAAGATCGAGGTGCGCTTCCGCGACAGCCGCGCGGTGCACCAGTTCGTGTTCCACGCGGTGCAGCGCGCACTGGCGCAGACTTCGGCCACCGCCCACGGCAGCGCGCCGGCGCCGATCTCCGCCGCCGAAGTCAAGCCCACCGGCACGCCGGTATGGGCGCCGCGCCCGCACGAGCAGACCTCGTTCGGCGCCCAGCTTGCGCCCACCTTCTCGCCCTCGCCCTTCGCGCCGGGCAGCCGCTGGGACGATCCACACCCGGCGCCGTCGACCGGCGGCGTGGCGCAGCGTCTTGAATCCTATGGCGCCCTGTTCGCCGCCGGCGGACCGGCCAGGGCCGAGGCCCCGGCCGGCGTGCCGCTGTCAGGCTCCGAGCGCCCGCTGTCGAACGAGGACTTCCCGCTCGGCTTCGCCCTGGCCCAGCTGCACGGCATCTACATCCTGGCCCAGAACACCAAGGGCCTGGTGCTGGTCGACATGCACGCGGCCCACGAACGCATCCTCTACGAGCAGATCAAGAACGCGCTGGACGCACGCGCGGCAGGCGAAGAACTGCAGGTGCAGCAACTCCTGATCCCGGTGACCTTCTACGCCGACGCCATCGAGGTGGCGACCGCGCAGGACCACGGCGAGACCCTGAAGACGCTCGGCTTCGACATCGCCGCCCTGTCGCCGACCACGCTGGCGGTGCGCACCGTGCCGACCCTCTTGAAGAACGCCGACGCCCAGACGCTGGCGCGCGACGTGCTGCGCGACGTGCGCGAATTCGGCGGCTCGCGCGTGCTGATCGAGCGCCGCAACGAGCTGCTCGGCACCCTCGCCTGCCACACGGCGGTGCGCGCCAACCGCATCCTCTCTGTGCAGGAGATGAACGCGCTGCTGCGCCAGATGGAGATCACCGAGCGCTCCGACCAGTGCAACCACGGCCGTCCGACCTGGGTCCAGCTCGAAATCTCGGCACTCGATAAACTCTTCCTGCGCGGGCAGTAATCAAGATGAGCAACAAGAAACCGATGGCCGTGGCCATCATGGGCCCGACCGCGTCCGGCAAGACCGCGGCGGCGCTGGCGATCGCCCGCACCCGCCCGGTCGAGATCATCTCGGTCGACTCGGCCCTGGTCTACCGCGGCATGGACATCGGCACCGCCAAGCCCAGTCTTGATGAGCTGGCCGCCGTGCCGCACCACCTGATCGACATCATCGACCCGCTGGAAGCCTATTCGGTGATGCAGTTCCGCGAAGACGCGATCCGGCTGGTGGGCGAGATCAGCGCGCGCGGCGCCCTGCCGCTGCTGGTGGGCGGCACCATGATGTACTTCAAAGGCCTGACCGACAGCCTGGACGAGCTGCCGACCGCCGACCCGGCCCTGCGCGCCCGGCTCGATGCGGAAGCGGCTAGAATCGGCTGGCCCGGCATGCACGCCAGGCTGCGCACGCTCGACCCGGTGACCGCCGAGCGCCTGAAACCAAACGACGCGCAACGCATCAACCGCGCGCTGGAAATCATCGCCCTGACCGGCAAGCCGATGTCCGAGCTGCTGGGCAAGCGCGAGAAGCCCGAGCTGCCGTTTGACTTGATCTCGTTCGCGCTGGAGCCCTCGGAGCGCGCCGTGCTGCACCAGCGCATCGCCCAGCGCTTCGACGCCATGCTGGGGGAGCGCGACGACGCGGGGCTGGTGGCGGAAGTGGCGCGCCTGCGCGCGCGCGGCGACCTGTCGCCAAGCCTGCCCTCGATCCGCTGCGTCGGCTACCGCCAGACCTGGGACTACCTGGACGGCAAGATCGACCGCGCCGAGCTGCGCGAACTGGGCATCATCGCCACGCGCCAGCTGGCCAAGCGCCAGATCACCTGGCTGCGCGCGATGCCGGAGCGGATCGTGATAGACTGCCTGGGTACGGACCCGACGGGCGAGCTGATGCACAGGCTGAGCCAGTTGGAAAAATGACATTGACGCGAGATTTTTGCGTCGCAGATCGGCGTCCAGCCTTGACAGGCGGCGCGCCGGCATCGATAATGCCTGCCGTTGCGGTGATATAGCTCAGCTGGTTAGAGCACAGCACTCATAATGCTGGGGTCGGTGGTTCAAGTCCACCTATCACCACCACAGAATTCCAAACGGATGGCTTGGCTCGCAGGGTCAAGCCATTTTGTTTCCGCGGTACTTTTTCGGTGATATAGCTCAGCTGGTTAGAGCACAGCACTCATAATGCTGGGGTCGGTGGTTCAAGTCCACCTATCACCACCAGACAGAAACGGCCCGGTTCTCGCGAACCGGGCCGTTTTCTTATCAAGATCGACTCAGTGCTTCTTGCCGCCACCCGAAATCTTGTTCTCGGTGGCCCAGGCGCGCCGTTCCGCTTCCTTCTTCGGCACCCCCTTCTTCTCGTAGCCCTGCTCGATATGCTCGGCCTGGCGCTTCTGCTTGTCCGTGTAGGACGATTTATCACCTTGAGGCATGATGAGGCTCCTTTCGACGGTGGGATAGTCCACGATGAAAGCCTACGCTCCTGCCCGCCCTTGTAACGTTCGGTAGCTCACGCAAAGGGAGCTTCTACTCAGCAGTAAAGGACTCGTCCAGCGCATAGTCGCCGCGCGCCAGGCCCGCCAATACGGCGCCGGCCTGCTGCAGGTAGTCCGAGGGCACCAGGATGCGCACGCCCCCCAGCGCCGGGGCCAGCAGCAGGTCGGTCTGCATCAGGTGGGCGTCCGCCAGCACGGCCGGAATGCCGGCGGCGACCAGGCAGCCCTGGGCCAGCGTGGCTTCCATCGGCACCAGGTACCTGGCGATGATGAACAGGTCGCGGCCGGGGATCTGGACCACCTCCGGGTTGGCGGCCAGCCAGGCGTTCAGTGCGAGTTGTTCCATGCGACCCCCTCTTGGTAATTTTACCGTTCGGTCAAAACAGCGCATGCGCCTGTGACAGCAGGTACAGGGTGACGCCGATCAGGCCACCGACGATGGTGCCGTTGATGCGAATGTACTGCAAGTCCTTGCCGATGTTGAGTTCGATTTGCTCGGACATCTCGCGGTCGTCCCACTGTTTCACCGTATCGGCGATGTGGCGGGTCAGGAAGCCGGCGAACTCGGGGGCGACGCCGCGCGCCGCCGATTCCAGGTTCTCGCTCAGGGAAGCGCGCAGCTGCGGGTCCTCGGCCAGCACCTTGCCGACCCAGGCCCCGGTCGCCACCAGGCGCCGGCGCAGGCGCGAATCCTCGCGCTGCAGGTCCTGCTTGACCCAGCCCTTCAGCTCGCCCCACAGGGTGGCGAGATAGCCATTGAGCGTCTCGTCGCCCAGCAGGTAGGCCTTGATCTCGTCCGCCTTGCCGGCGAAGGACGGGTCGGCCTTGAGGCGCTCGATGAATTCCTGGGTGAAGCTGTCGAAACGCGCGC from Massilia varians encodes:
- the tsaE gene encoding tRNA (adenosine(37)-N6)-threonylcarbamoyltransferase complex ATPase subunit type 1 TsaE, with translation MQPFKAYLPDESATAALGAALARALQPGLVIYLHGDLGAGKTALTRALIQAAGHKGTVKSPTYTLSEPYRVQVDGQDINIIHYDLYRMSSPEEFLDAGFREDFDGSNICIVEWPEKGEPVLPSPDVRILLDVSGLGREVELQALTQPGLLCLDRLAYPPPTP
- a CDS encoding D-hexose-6-phosphate mutarotase; translated protein: MTLATHTTVGQLPAIRIQAPDGAEATITLYGAHLVSWKGADGQERMFMSEKSVLDGSKALRGGVPVIFPQFAERGKGMRHGFARVSNWRLEDSGLDEGAAWASFDLAAGDLPTTLADAWPHTFALCLRVAVRANELHMTFTVRNLGAAPFPFSAALHTYHLVPDVCEARIEGISSDEISIVDKLDEVYPHVAGRAQLATSAGTLVLEQSGFTDAVVWNPGAVDAAALPDMENDEYKRFVCIEPAVLDPVTLDAGQSWTGTYRVS
- a CDS encoding VTT domain-containing protein; protein product: MDLMQLFDMLLHVDRTLGALLAQYGTYVYIVLFAIVFSETGLVLFFFLPGDTLLFIAGAFCATGQMNFALLMSLLIVAAVTGNTVNYYVGRAIGQRVFTHNYRWINKDALRRTHDFFEKHGGKTIIVARFVPVVRSFAPLVAGVSEMTLTRFQMFNVTGAVLWVGSLVTAGYLFGDIPVIKAHLSEIVLVGISAAMVPLAIGGLYKFGRNLLSR
- a CDS encoding carbonic anhydrase; the protein is MRHLIALFACSLAMACASASDPAPKPTDGKTATVKAILEGKPVAGAVKPDMKALAAAADARGAAPARPAPAAGDEEQSEVDLSVRIAERLAQLREQQAARAAAAAKARKALEAKRRKEAEAAIAAANKPKNGTHWSYEGEYGPANWSNINSNWAKCNTGKRQSPIDLRDGIKVDLEQIAFDYRPSSFSEIDNGHTIQVTVGGGNFLTVGNMSYELQQFHFHRPSEERINGKGTEMVIHLVHRSYEGKLLVLAVLLERGKANPLIQTVWNHLPLEKQQTVSPSILIDPREALPEKREYFTYMGSLSEPPCTEDVLWIVMKQTMQASPAQMALFSRLYPLNARPIQPSNGRMIKESN
- the queG gene encoding tRNA epoxyqueuosine(34) reductase QueG, yielding MLTSPPDLHELARTIKTWGAELGFADVRIADVDLAHAEAGLQAWLDAGCHGEMDYMASHGMKRARPSELVPGTVRAIVARMDYLPMSRGDDWRGEEHARQLEPGAAVVSVYARGRDYHKVLRNRLQQLAERVKAAVGELGYRVFTDSAPVMELPLAEKAGLGWRGKHTLLLSRTAGSTFFIGEILVDLALPVDPPTGAHCGACQACIEVCPTQAILGPGRLDARRCISYLTIELKGAIPEDLRPLIGNRIYGCDDCQLACPWNKFAQRASLPDFDERNGLGAAGMVELFGWEEEEFNRRMEGSPIRRIGHERWLRNLAVGLGNAAASADLKGDAAIVAALQARAGHPSSLVREHVAWALGRHGVSLDTLEA
- a CDS encoding N-acetylmuramoyl-L-alanine amidase, yielding MSRPPRLPSTDSLIPGSPRRRTMLKAGGTLLLSVIAPLPANAAQILAVRVWPAPDYTRVTLENDSDLKTEHFLLSDPPRLVVDIDGLGLNSTLKSLVAKIESNDPYIQQVRVGQNRPNVVRLVFDLKEEIKPEVFTLAPVAGYQHRLIFDLYPTRPVDPIAALIEKGDWFSEAPTSAAAGSANPASPLPAAPPAQSGAVPEAIAKLESEMSALDGTPPPHPVQPTPSKAGAKAPPPKVVRMVTIALDPGHGGEDPGAIGANGSREKDIVLSVAKRLKAKLEQLPNTRVMLTRDGDYFVPLGQRVQKARKVQADLFVSIHADAWISPTARGSSVFVLSEKGASSSAARWLADGQNRADLVGGANFAVQDKQIASVLFDLSTTAQINDSLKLGKAVLREIGGINRLHKASVEQAGFAVLKAPDIPSILVETAFISNPQEEAKLRDEAYQNQLADAITNGIKRYFSDNPPMAKSGQT
- a CDS encoding response regulator transcription factor, which encodes MLHIVDDEDVIRDALAWLAQSRGLEARGYASGEEFLAAVAASAPGAGGAQGDCVLLDVRMPGMNGIAVFDQLVKNGLSARLPVIFLTGHGDVPMAVDSLKRGAFDFFEKPFNDNVLMDRVEEALVASRKALDAAAVQARLATLSAREREVLDLILAGMMNKVVADKLGISMRTVEVHRAHIFDKMQVKTAVELAGLLK
- a CDS encoding DUF3052 family protein, encoding MLILNGQANPGVAAQMPQHLVKEGDGPFDVILMFALNRKELEQYLPVAKEKLGEKGSLWIAYLKQTASKATDINRDSINAYAKENGITAVAMISIDGDWSGLRLKRIE